The following coding sequences lie in one Flexivirga oryzae genomic window:
- a CDS encoding branched-chain amino acid ABC transporter permease, producing MDSGSIITNLIGILTTAGTLFMVAAGLTLVFGALRLINIAHGSFYMYGAYFATTLSAHLAGAGFWVALVVCPLAVAVMGALVEVLVLRRLYRREHLTQLLATFALLLIFADIALRLWGKDVRSIKPPSALSGHFQFAGAAVPIYNLFVIGVAVLVAVGLWALMSRTKLGWRIRAVVDDPEVLASSGTNVPLILTGVFALGALLAGLSGVVIAPQQAVQPGMDAEIIVAAFIVAVIGGLGSIVGAAVGSLVIGVVETLGAVWTPSWASTFIYALMILVLAIRPWGLFGEAER from the coding sequence ATGGACAGTGGCTCGATCATCACCAACCTGATCGGCATCCTGACCACGGCGGGAACGCTCTTCATGGTTGCCGCCGGCCTGACCCTCGTGTTCGGGGCATTGCGGCTGATCAACATCGCACACGGCAGTTTCTACATGTACGGCGCGTACTTCGCGACGACGCTGAGCGCGCACCTGGCAGGAGCCGGGTTCTGGGTCGCCCTCGTGGTGTGTCCACTGGCGGTCGCCGTGATGGGCGCGCTCGTCGAGGTGCTCGTCCTGCGTCGGCTGTACCGCAGGGAGCACCTCACCCAGTTGCTGGCGACCTTCGCGCTGCTGCTCATCTTCGCGGACATCGCGCTTCGCCTGTGGGGCAAGGACGTCCGTAGTATCAAGCCGCCGAGCGCGCTGAGCGGGCACTTCCAGTTCGCCGGTGCCGCTGTTCCGATCTACAACCTCTTCGTGATCGGTGTCGCCGTCCTGGTGGCAGTGGGACTGTGGGCGCTGATGAGCCGGACCAAACTGGGCTGGCGCATCCGGGCCGTGGTCGACGACCCCGAGGTGCTCGCATCGTCCGGCACCAACGTGCCGCTGATCCTGACCGGTGTGTTCGCCCTCGGTGCGTTGCTGGCAGGACTCAGCGGAGTCGTGATCGCGCCGCAGCAGGCCGTGCAACCGGGCATGGACGCGGAGATCATCGTCGCGGCGTTCATCGTGGCGGTGATCGGTGGCCTGGGCTCGATCGTGGGCGCCGCCGTCGGATCACTGGTCATCGGCGTCGTGGAGACCCTCGGCGCGGTCTGGACCCCCAGTTGGGCCTCGACGTTCATCTACGCGTTGATGATCCTGGTGCTCGCGATCCGCCCCTGGGGCCTGTTCGGGGAGGCGGAACGATGA
- a CDS encoding branched-chain amino acid ABC transporter permease: MTTNGTPASTTTSEDATVESSKPAATRPGPTLWRNIATPVVLTALMVVLGFVVGEDTLTTLEEVLALVVFATATNLLLGQGGLVSFGQAVFYGIGAYTVALGWLHWHLSFWLTFFLAPVVSALVAIPVGLVALRARRLYFALSTLAFSELAYQLAESRYDFTQGANGVFGPFVPSALTDPIRGYLFLLAITVISLLLMWKVTRSPFGLVLRSIRENRERMQALGVNVYWHQLIAFVVSGFFCGLAGAMFVIYSQSSYPELLDWTTSGSPIFMAVIGGMGTFLGPALGAFIYQFGHDELVRYVSDWQLVLGGVLLLIVMFWPDGILGSLTKVKWSELRKSLKRGGSDE, encoded by the coding sequence ATGACCACCAACGGCACACCCGCGTCCACTACGACGTCCGAGGACGCCACGGTGGAGTCATCGAAACCTGCTGCCACTCGGCCGGGTCCGACACTTTGGCGAAACATCGCCACACCGGTCGTGCTGACCGCCCTGATGGTCGTGCTCGGCTTCGTCGTCGGCGAAGACACGCTCACGACACTGGAGGAGGTCCTGGCGCTGGTGGTCTTCGCCACCGCGACGAACCTGCTCCTCGGGCAGGGCGGACTGGTCAGCTTCGGCCAGGCGGTGTTCTACGGAATCGGCGCGTACACCGTGGCGCTCGGCTGGCTGCACTGGCACCTGTCGTTCTGGCTCACCTTCTTCCTCGCACCCGTGGTGAGCGCGCTGGTCGCCATACCCGTCGGGCTAGTGGCACTGCGCGCCCGGCGGCTCTACTTCGCTCTGTCCACCCTGGCGTTCTCCGAACTGGCGTACCAGCTGGCCGAATCCAGGTACGACTTCACCCAGGGTGCCAACGGCGTGTTCGGACCGTTCGTCCCGAGCGCCCTCACCGACCCGATCAGGGGCTATCTCTTCCTGCTCGCGATCACCGTGATCAGCTTGCTGCTCATGTGGAAGGTGACGAGGTCGCCGTTCGGGCTGGTGTTGCGGTCGATCCGGGAGAACCGGGAGCGGATGCAGGCACTGGGCGTGAACGTCTACTGGCACCAGCTCATCGCCTTCGTCGTGTCCGGCTTCTTCTGCGGACTCGCCGGTGCCATGTTCGTCATCTACAGCCAATCCTCTTATCCGGAGCTGCTGGACTGGACGACCTCCGGATCGCCGATCTTCATGGCGGTGATCGGTGGCATGGGCACCTTCCTGGGCCCTGCGCTGGGTGCGTTCATCTACCAGTTCGGCCACGACGAACTCGTGCGCTACGTCAGCGACTGGCAGCTCGTACTCGGCGGGGTGCTGTTGCTGATCGTCATGTTCTGGCCGGACGGCATCCTCGGCTCGCTCACCAAGGTGAAGTGGTCCGAGTTGCGAAAGTCATTGAAGAGAGGCGGATCCGATGAGTGA
- a CDS encoding ABC transporter ATP-binding protein: protein MSDLLVASGLVRAFGSFHAVDGVDLTVAEGTIHSVIGPNGAGKTTLFRLLTGILRPTSGRLDFDGDQIGGKPPDVVARLGLAQAFQTTNIFPRMTVLESVRAALVSRHRRTRDMLSWFHSRLTDEAMEVIDRVGLSEFADVESQTLSHGDQRALEVALALAMRPRLLLLDEPTAGMSPFESQRMVALVQGLTRDMGLTVILSEHDMDTVFGISDEVTVMHQGKVIADGPAAEVRANDEVMAIYLGSEA from the coding sequence ATGAGTGACCTCCTGGTCGCATCAGGCCTGGTGCGCGCCTTCGGCAGCTTCCATGCGGTGGACGGCGTCGACCTCACGGTCGCCGAGGGCACCATCCATTCCGTGATCGGCCCGAACGGCGCGGGAAAGACCACGTTGTTCCGGCTGCTGACCGGCATCCTCCGACCGACGTCCGGCAGGCTGGACTTCGACGGCGACCAGATCGGCGGGAAACCGCCGGACGTGGTTGCCCGGCTCGGCCTGGCGCAGGCCTTCCAGACCACGAACATCTTCCCCCGGATGACGGTGCTGGAGTCGGTTCGCGCTGCACTGGTCAGCCGGCATCGACGAACGAGAGACATGTTGAGCTGGTTCCACTCGCGACTGACCGACGAAGCGATGGAAGTCATTGACCGCGTGGGCCTCTCGGAGTTCGCCGACGTCGAGTCGCAGACCCTGTCGCACGGTGACCAGCGCGCGCTCGAGGTCGCACTCGCTCTCGCGATGCGGCCGCGGCTGCTGTTGCTCGACGAGCCCACGGCCGGGATGTCACCCTTCGAATCCCAGAGGATGGTCGCGCTCGTCCAGGGCCTCACCCGTGACATGGGCCTGACCGTCATCCTCTCCGAGCACGACATGGACACCGTGTTCGGAATCTCGGACGAGGTCACCGTCATGCACCAGGGCAAGGTCATCGCCGACGGTCCCGCGGCCGAGGTCCGTGCCAACGACGAAGTGATGGCCATCTACCTCGGGAGCGAAGCATGA
- a CDS encoding ABC transporter ATP-binding protein, whose translation MTLSVQDVHTYYGRSHVLQGISLDVADGETVALLGRNGAGKTTTMRSIVGLTPARRGRITLDGTDITGLTTHRIARHGIAFVPSGRRAYASLTVRQNLALSIRRSSDSGGWTLDRVLETFPKLQQLSDRRAGHLSGGEQQMLKLGRALLSVPRILLLDEPTEGLSPAIVSDLGRWLGILKEEKITVLITEQNALFALKYADRGYIIEKGLVRHEAPASELRESTEIQRYLGVAASA comes from the coding sequence ATGACCCTGTCGGTGCAGGACGTTCACACCTACTACGGCAGAAGCCATGTGTTGCAAGGTATCTCACTCGATGTCGCCGACGGGGAAACGGTTGCCCTGCTCGGCCGCAACGGCGCCGGCAAGACCACGACGATGCGCAGCATCGTCGGGCTCACCCCGGCGCGTCGTGGTCGGATCACCCTGGACGGCACGGACATCACCGGTCTGACGACACATCGGATCGCGCGACACGGGATCGCGTTCGTTCCCAGTGGCCGCCGCGCCTACGCGTCCCTCACCGTCCGGCAGAACCTTGCGCTCTCGATACGCCGGAGCAGCGACTCGGGCGGCTGGACACTCGACCGGGTGCTGGAGACCTTCCCGAAACTTCAGCAGTTGAGCGACCGCCGCGCCGGGCACCTTTCCGGTGGCGAGCAACAGATGTTGAAGCTCGGGCGAGCACTGCTCAGCGTCCCCAGGATCCTATTGCTCGACGAGCCCACCGAGGGCTTGTCGCCGGCCATCGTGTCCGATCTGGGCCGATGGTTGGGCATCCTCAAGGAGGAGAAGATCACTGTGCTCATCACCGAGCAGAACGCCTTGTTCGCATTGAAATACGCCGATCGCGGTTACATCATCGAGAAGGGACTCGTTCGCCACGAAGCCCCCGCCTCGGAGCTGAGGGAGAGCACCGAGATCCAGCGCTACCTGGGGGTGGCCGCCAGTGCCTGA
- a CDS encoding 3-hydroxybutyrate dehydrogenase translates to MPETLRGKHAIVTGAASGIGLAVTQQLAADGCAVTAVDLAGPPLDELARAHPRVRIAPCDLGHPSEIHRLVAQVDNADIIVNNAGIQRVHPVEEFPEEEWDTMIAVMLTAPYLLTKLCLPGMYERGWGRVINVSSVHGLVASPYKSCYVACKHALIGFTKALALEAGARCSDVTTHAICPSYVRTPLVEKQIADQAKAHRLDESEVVEQVMLSSNAVRRLIEPEEVAEAVRYVCRDGAWSMSGAALTLDAGWLAH, encoded by the coding sequence GTGCCTGAGACGCTGCGGGGAAAGCACGCGATCGTCACCGGCGCCGCATCGGGGATCGGGCTGGCCGTCACGCAGCAGCTCGCGGCCGACGGGTGTGCGGTGACGGCTGTCGACCTCGCGGGACCGCCGCTGGACGAGCTCGCCAGAGCCCACCCGCGGGTCCGGATCGCGCCGTGCGACCTGGGGCATCCGTCGGAGATACACCGCCTGGTCGCGCAGGTCGACAACGCCGACATCATCGTGAACAACGCCGGCATCCAACGGGTTCACCCGGTCGAGGAGTTTCCGGAGGAGGAGTGGGACACGATGATTGCGGTCATGCTGACCGCGCCATACCTCCTGACGAAGCTGTGTCTGCCGGGCATGTACGAGCGGGGTTGGGGCCGGGTGATCAACGTGTCATCGGTGCACGGGTTGGTGGCTTCGCCGTACAAGAGCTGTTACGTCGCGTGCAAGCACGCGCTGATCGGCTTCACCAAGGCGCTCGCGCTGGAGGCGGGTGCCCGTTGCTCCGACGTGACCACACACGCGATCTGCCCGAGCTATGTGCGAACACCGTTGGTGGAGAAGCAGATTGCCGATCAGGCGAAGGCGCACAGGCTCGACGAGTCGGAAGTCGTAGAGCAGGTCATGCTGTCCTCCAACGCGGTCCGTCGTCTGATCGAGCCGGAGGAGGTCGCCGAGGCGGTGCGCTACGTGTGCAGGGACGGCGCCTGGTCGATGAGTGGCGCGGCGCTCACCCTCGACGCCGGCTGGCTCGCGCACTGA
- a CDS encoding aldose 1-epimerase family protein yields the protein MTDTQRISPSGEQWEIGHGDQRLTVVSVGGGIRSYVAGTRPVLHGYPDDARADAGRGQLLMPWPNRIADGKYTFNGKAQQLPLTEPARRNASHGLVRWEQWSLVERSESAATVGFRLMPGPGWDGIVDLTVRYVLDDGGLTVTPSATNVGTVAVPFGFGAHPYLTVGEGAVDELSLSLPARSYCTVDDRLLPTGVEPVDGADVDFRTPQPIAGTLLDTAFTDLTADDDGRWRISISSEGRSTTLWAEADSFPYTQLFTGDSLPGDRARHTGVAVEPMTCPANAFVTGEALVVLEPGDTWSASWGISYDG from the coding sequence ATGACTGACACACAACGCATTTCACCGTCCGGTGAGCAATGGGAGATCGGCCACGGTGACCAGCGACTGACCGTGGTGAGCGTCGGCGGCGGCATCAGGTCGTATGTCGCCGGCACGCGTCCCGTCCTGCACGGCTACCCGGACGACGCGCGCGCCGACGCGGGCCGCGGACAGCTGCTCATGCCGTGGCCGAACCGGATCGCGGACGGCAAGTACACCTTCAACGGGAAGGCCCAGCAGTTGCCGCTGACCGAGCCGGCACGACGCAACGCGTCGCACGGGCTGGTGCGGTGGGAGCAGTGGTCGCTGGTCGAGCGGTCCGAATCCGCTGCCACCGTGGGGTTTCGGCTGATGCCGGGGCCGGGCTGGGACGGTATCGTCGACCTGACGGTGCGTTACGTGCTCGACGACGGCGGCCTGACAGTGACGCCGTCAGCGACGAATGTCGGGACGGTTGCGGTGCCGTTCGGCTTCGGTGCACACCCCTACCTGACGGTCGGGGAAGGGGCGGTGGACGAGCTCAGTTTGTCGCTGCCGGCGCGGAGCTACTGCACCGTCGACGACCGGTTGCTGCCGACCGGGGTCGAGCCCGTCGACGGCGCGGACGTCGATTTCCGGACCCCTCAGCCGATCGCCGGCACCCTGCTGGACACGGCGTTCACCGACCTGACAGCCGACGACGACGGCCGGTGGCGGATCAGTATCAGCAGCGAAGGACGCTCGACAACACTGTGGGCAGAAGCGGATTCGTTCCCCTACACACAGCTCTTCACCGGCGACTCGCTGCCTGGCGACCGTGCCCGGCATACCGGAGTGGCGGTCGAGCCGATGACCTGTCCGGCCAACGCATTCGTCACGGGCGAGGCGCTCGTGGTGCTCGAGCCGGGGGACACCTGGTCGGCGTCCTGGGGCATCTCCTACGACGGCTGA
- a CDS encoding AMP-binding protein — MSETSHPSYSSGTSGAPLLGDTIGDNLRRTVERFAARDAMVDLPSGRRWTYAEFDAAVDEVARGLMAAGIDKGDRVGIWSPNCPEWTLVQYATARIGAIMVCVNPAYRSHELSYVVNQSGMRMLVSAQTHKTSDYRSMVEQVRGECRSLTDVVYIGDPTWDALVAGAPGTTAEELVQRSEGLSADDPINIQYTSGTTGFPKGATLSHHNILNNGYFVGELVNYTEQDRICLPVPFYHCFGMVMGNLAATSHGCCMVIPAPSFEPAATLEAVAAEGCTSLYGVPTMFIAELALIDKGEDSYDLSTLRTGIMAGSPCPVEVMKRVIAEMNMAEVAICYGMTETSPVSTMTRDDDNLARRTETVGRVMPHLEVKIVDPATGLTAPRGGTGELCTRGYSVMLGYWEQADKTAEAIDRARWMHTGDLATMDDDGYVNVVGRIKDLVIRGGENIYPREVEEFLYTHPKIADVQVIGVPDEKYGEELMAWVIMRSGEQPLTADDIRVFCDGKLAHYKVPRYVHVTDEFPMTVTGKIRKVEMREAATKLLAND; from the coding sequence ATGTCCGAGACCAGCCACCCGTCATACAGCAGCGGCACGTCCGGTGCGCCCCTGCTCGGCGACACGATCGGCGACAACCTCCGGCGCACCGTCGAGCGTTTCGCGGCGCGTGACGCCATGGTCGACCTGCCGAGTGGACGTCGGTGGACGTATGCCGAGTTCGACGCGGCCGTCGACGAGGTGGCGCGCGGTCTGATGGCTGCCGGCATCGACAAGGGCGATCGCGTCGGCATCTGGTCACCCAACTGTCCGGAGTGGACGCTGGTGCAGTACGCCACTGCACGTATCGGCGCGATCATGGTGTGCGTCAATCCGGCATACCGCTCCCACGAGCTGTCGTATGTCGTCAACCAGTCGGGCATGCGGATGCTCGTCAGCGCGCAGACCCACAAGACGTCCGACTACCGCTCGATGGTCGAGCAGGTGCGTGGCGAATGCCGCTCGCTGACCGACGTCGTCTACATCGGTGACCCGACCTGGGACGCGCTCGTGGCTGGCGCGCCCGGGACGACGGCGGAGGAGCTGGTGCAGCGGTCCGAAGGGCTGTCGGCCGATGACCCGATCAACATCCAATACACCTCGGGCACAACAGGATTCCCCAAGGGTGCCACCCTTTCGCACCACAACATCCTCAACAACGGCTATTTCGTGGGCGAGTTGGTGAACTACACCGAGCAGGACCGCATCTGCTTGCCGGTGCCCTTCTACCACTGCTTCGGGATGGTGATGGGCAACCTGGCGGCTACCTCCCATGGATGCTGCATGGTGATCCCTGCGCCGTCGTTCGAGCCTGCTGCGACCTTGGAAGCCGTTGCGGCGGAGGGCTGCACGTCGCTGTATGGCGTGCCCACGATGTTCATCGCCGAGCTCGCCCTCATCGACAAGGGGGAGGACAGCTACGACCTGAGCACGTTGCGCACCGGGATCATGGCCGGCTCGCCGTGTCCGGTCGAGGTGATGAAGCGGGTGATCGCCGAGATGAACATGGCAGAGGTGGCGATCTGCTACGGGATGACCGAGACGTCACCGGTCTCGACGATGACGCGGGATGATGACAACCTGGCCCGCCGGACCGAGACCGTCGGCCGGGTGATGCCGCACCTGGAGGTCAAGATCGTCGACCCGGCAACGGGATTGACGGCCCCTCGCGGTGGCACGGGCGAGTTGTGCACCCGCGGCTACAGTGTGATGCTCGGCTACTGGGAGCAGGCCGACAAGACCGCGGAGGCCATCGACCGGGCGCGTTGGATGCATACGGGTGACCTCGCGACGATGGACGACGACGGTTACGTCAACGTCGTCGGCCGGATCAAGGACCTGGTCATCCGCGGCGGTGAGAACATCTACCCCCGAGAGGTCGAGGAGTTCCTCTACACGCACCCGAAGATCGCCGACGTCCAGGTGATCGGCGTCCCGGACGAGAAGTACGGCGAGGAACTCATGGCGTGGGTCATCATGCGCTCCGGTGAGCAGCCGCTGACGGCCGATGACATCCGGGTGTTCTGCGACGGCAAGCTGGCTCACTACAAGGTCCCGCGCTACGTGCACGTCACCGACGAGTTCCCGATGACCGTCACCGGCAAGATCCGCAAGGTGGAGATGCGGGAAGCAGCCACTAAACTGCTCGCCAATGACTGA
- a CDS encoding helicase-associated domain-containing protein, whose protein sequence is MPRSARSFADDLRARSDEQLRVLLAARPDLMRPAAADLTGLAARAGTRGSVQRALDHLSADRLRVLEAVLVGGADNAAQLLAAPKRQVQTICRALWDQALLWRSPEGYRAVRAAAEILSAPARLGPTGRELGVPDRSAGAVTSYEQLSAAGRSAIDRLRWQHPRASFEGASASGVLDELVAAGLVVRTEDGGILPREVGLALRGGRLYQDGLSAPTPPTQRLVARDVDADAARAALDILWHVESLVRLWDQAPPRVLRSGGLSVRDHRAAAAALDVDSGLAAFVIELAYGAGLVANDGDFEPSWLPTSTYDDWVDRDPADRWAALAAAWWTSGRAAFLAGTSSEQGTINVLSGDVSWPMMRARRHDVLQILAEVEPDIAVSVEYVDAMLHWRRPLRLPLGAPTRVAEVLREAAWIGVTGRGVLAAPGRALVGGDGLAAAMSGSLPAPVDHLLLQADLTAVAPGPLADELAHLMQDAAEVESRGGATVYRFTDASIRRALDAGRSASDLLERLTVASPTPVPQPLEYLVLDVARRHGQTRVGTAGCYLRNDDVATLDAMTSDRNLSALQLRKIAPTVVISPAHPTTVLEMLRQHGYSPVAEGQDGHVVHVGHDRPRATAARSGAPPEVPAVTDQALEQLVAHLRRGEAATAARTASSVPGPRIPSTDPTVTLAMLHDAAADRAPVWIGFSDVDGELHRALFRPDRVDGGRVTGVVDDGNQIRTFSIHRISGVVPA, encoded by the coding sequence GTGCCGAGATCCGCACGCAGTTTCGCCGATGACCTTCGCGCGCGCAGCGATGAGCAGCTGCGCGTGCTGCTTGCTGCGCGCCCGGATCTGATGCGCCCTGCAGCCGCCGATCTGACCGGGCTTGCTGCACGCGCCGGTACCCGTGGCAGCGTGCAGCGCGCACTGGATCACCTGTCGGCCGACCGGCTCCGCGTGCTCGAGGCGGTGCTGGTCGGCGGCGCCGACAACGCAGCGCAGCTGCTCGCCGCGCCGAAACGGCAGGTGCAGACGATCTGTCGAGCGCTGTGGGACCAGGCGCTGCTGTGGCGCAGCCCCGAGGGATACCGAGCCGTGCGTGCCGCAGCCGAGATCCTCAGCGCGCCCGCGCGGCTGGGTCCGACCGGCCGGGAGCTCGGCGTGCCGGATCGCAGTGCGGGAGCGGTGACGTCATACGAACAGCTCAGCGCGGCAGGCCGGTCCGCCATAGACCGGTTGCGGTGGCAGCACCCTCGCGCAAGTTTCGAGGGCGCCTCGGCCTCCGGGGTGCTCGATGAACTCGTCGCCGCCGGCTTGGTCGTGCGCACCGAGGACGGCGGCATCCTCCCGCGGGAGGTCGGCCTCGCGCTGCGTGGCGGCCGGCTCTACCAGGACGGTCTCAGCGCGCCGACACCGCCGACGCAACGGTTGGTGGCTCGGGACGTCGATGCCGATGCGGCACGGGCCGCACTGGACATCCTGTGGCACGTCGAATCCCTTGTGCGGCTGTGGGATCAGGCCCCTCCGCGGGTGTTGCGCTCCGGTGGCCTGAGCGTTCGCGATCATCGTGCCGCGGCTGCTGCACTCGATGTGGACAGCGGGCTCGCGGCGTTCGTCATCGAGCTGGCGTATGGCGCGGGCCTGGTCGCCAACGACGGCGACTTCGAACCGAGCTGGCTGCCGACGAGCACGTATGACGACTGGGTCGACCGTGACCCCGCCGATCGTTGGGCGGCGCTGGCGGCGGCGTGGTGGACCAGTGGGCGCGCGGCGTTCCTGGCGGGGACGAGCTCGGAGCAAGGGACGATCAACGTGCTCAGCGGCGACGTGTCCTGGCCGATGATGCGTGCCCGGCGCCACGACGTGTTGCAGATCCTGGCCGAGGTCGAGCCGGACATCGCGGTCTCCGTCGAGTACGTCGACGCCATGCTGCACTGGCGTCGCCCGCTGCGCCTTCCTCTGGGGGCTCCCACGCGCGTTGCCGAGGTGCTGCGTGAAGCGGCGTGGATCGGGGTGACCGGTCGCGGTGTCCTCGCCGCGCCGGGCCGTGCGCTGGTGGGCGGCGACGGTCTCGCCGCCGCGATGAGTGGTTCGTTGCCTGCACCGGTGGATCACCTTCTGCTGCAAGCAGATCTGACCGCGGTGGCGCCGGGACCGCTCGCCGACGAGCTGGCGCACCTGATGCAGGACGCCGCCGAGGTCGAGTCGCGCGGCGGGGCCACGGTCTATCGGTTCACCGACGCCAGCATCCGGCGCGCGCTGGACGCCGGGAGGTCGGCGTCCGATCTGTTGGAGCGCCTGACGGTCGCCAGTCCGACGCCGGTGCCGCAGCCGCTGGAATATCTCGTCCTCGACGTCGCGCGGCGGCACGGGCAGACCCGCGTCGGCACCGCAGGCTGCTACCTGCGCAACGACGACGTGGCGACCCTGGACGCGATGACGAGCGACCGCAACCTGTCCGCTCTGCAGTTGCGCAAGATCGCCCCGACCGTTGTGATCTCGCCCGCCCACCCCACCACAGTGCTGGAAATGCTGCGTCAGCACGGCTATTCACCGGTGGCCGAGGGCCAGGACGGTCACGTGGTGCACGTCGGCCATGACCGCCCACGCGCGACGGCCGCACGCTCGGGTGCGCCCCCGGAGGTTCCGGCGGTGACCGACCAGGCGCTCGAACAACTGGTGGCGCACCTGCGTCGCGGCGAGGCGGCAACGGCCGCGCGCACCGCTTCGAGCGTGCCCGGCCCGCGGATCCCGTCCACCGACCCGACGGTCACGCTGGCGATGCTGCACGATGCCGCCGCCGACCGGGCGCCGGTCTGGATCGGCTTCTCCGACGTCGACGGTGAACTGCACCGGGCGCTGTTCCGCCCGGATCGCGTCGACGGAGGACGGGTCACCGGCGTGGTCGACGACGGCAATCAGATCCGGACCTTCTCGATCCACCGCATCTCCGGCGTCGTGCCGGCCTGA
- a CDS encoding IS4 family transposase, with product MPEDPFTAGHLGELTRVVSTDLVDAAIDAAGAAQKRLRRLPTRVVVYVLLAGVLFADVGYRQVLTRLTTGAGAAMRVPGSSALSQAFRRIGVRPLAELFDLVRGPAAGSPRWRGLRVCAIDGTSMFVPDTTANAVAFGRQTGRPGAPGGYPMLRLLTIVACGSRTIIDAAFGSYRIGETSYAPHLLDSLAPGMVLLADRNFASAALITQIADTGAQLLIRCKNGRRFTVVESLGDGTTIALIGATRVRVIDAVIRVELAPGSGRYRTGTYRLITTLTDAERYPALAVVELYHQRWEIETSFRETKATLLDGRVLRAHTPASIAQEVYAVLIVAQSLRTAIADTALASAGTEPTQLSFTIALNTARDGICCAAIVLTEPVTDLIGRIGTALLANVLPHRRSRSSPRIVKRAISKHRAKGSVDRTNYTTTITTRIHTTSSLTPGHTG from the coding sequence GTGCCCGAGGATCCGTTCACAGCGGGCCACCTGGGCGAGTTGACCCGTGTGGTGTCCACCGACTTGGTCGACGCGGCCATCGATGCCGCGGGAGCAGCACAGAAACGGTTGCGGCGGCTACCGACCCGGGTCGTGGTGTACGTGCTGCTGGCCGGGGTGTTGTTCGCCGATGTCGGCTACCGGCAGGTCCTGACACGGTTGACCACCGGTGCCGGTGCGGCGATGAGGGTGCCGGGCAGTTCCGCACTCTCGCAAGCCTTCCGGCGGATCGGGGTGCGGCCGTTGGCCGAACTGTTCGACCTGGTCCGTGGCCCAGCGGCTGGCTCACCCCGCTGGCGCGGGTTGCGGGTGTGCGCGATCGACGGCACCAGCATGTTCGTACCCGACACCACCGCCAACGCGGTCGCGTTCGGCCGGCAGACCGGCCGGCCCGGCGCCCCGGGCGGGTATCCGATGCTGCGTTTGCTGACGATCGTGGCGTGCGGGTCCCGCACGATCATCGATGCCGCCTTCGGGTCCTACCGGATCGGGGAAACCAGCTACGCACCGCATCTGCTGGACAGCCTGGCCCCGGGCATGGTGCTCCTGGCCGACCGCAACTTCGCGTCCGCGGCATTGATAACCCAGATCGCCGACACCGGCGCGCAGCTGCTCATCCGGTGTAAGAACGGTCGTCGATTCACCGTCGTGGAGTCCTTGGGCGACGGCACGACGATCGCCTTGATCGGCGCCACTCGGGTGCGTGTCATCGACGCGGTGATCCGCGTCGAGTTGGCGCCTGGATCCGGCCGCTACCGGACCGGCACCTACCGGCTGATCACGACCCTGACCGACGCCGAGCGGTACCCGGCGCTGGCGGTGGTCGAGCTGTACCACCAGCGGTGGGAGATCGAAACCAGCTTCCGGGAGACCAAGGCCACCCTCTTGGACGGGCGCGTGCTGCGGGCACACACTCCGGCCAGTATCGCCCAGGAGGTCTATGCCGTGCTGATCGTGGCCCAGTCGCTACGGACCGCGATCGCAGACACCGCGCTGGCCAGCGCCGGCACCGAACCCACCCAACTGAGCTTCACTATCGCGCTGAACACCGCGCGAGACGGAATCTGTTGCGCGGCAATCGTACTCACCGAACCGGTCACCGACCTGATCGGGCGGATCGGAACCGCCCTGCTGGCCAACGTCCTCCCACACCGTCGATCACGATCCAGCCCCCGCATCGTCAAACGGGCGATCTCCAAACACCGGGCCAAAGGATCCGTCGACAGGACGAACTACACCACCACCATCACGACACGCATACACACCACCAGTTCCTTGACACCCGGACACACCGGCTAA